In one window of Armatimonadota bacterium DNA:
- a CDS encoding DUF1080 domain-containing protein — protein MIARILWFLLALMMALCSAACAEVAQQAPAGAMTETSRVEQGFEPIFNGVDLKGWQVMGTESWSVADGAMTCSGEGGGWIRSEGQYRDFTLRLEYKISPGGNSGIFIRSTLLGNPAFTGMEIQVLDDHGNPPDTHSAGSLYDAVAPVVNASKPAGEWNDVEVSCWGDSLAVFMNGQKLYAIDLADPELNATQSDDRKFTNRAQFGYIGFQNHGQPVAYRNLRINEGFRPLLNGRDLDGWQVVDPNDTSWSVQDGLLTCSGEGGGWIRTDAQYRDFILRLEYRIAPEGNSGIFVRAPLEGAPWVAGMEIQVLDDHGNPPDTHSAGALYDVLAPAVNPSKPAGEWNQVEIACWGDNLLVIINDKKLYQISLADEALNAALPEDRKLTDRAKIGYIGLQNHGSPVAYRNIRVNDGFAPIFNGRDLEGWKTVDPNDTSWSAQDGVLVCDGGRGGYMYSVNQYGDFVLRIQYKIAPNGNSGVFFRIGDINDFPGSGAEIQVLDSYGGDPSPHGSGAVYGVLGPSKNTARPAEEWNQFEIACWEGRLTVVMNDETVIDVGMDEYAKLQSLPAEGHLGLQNHGSRVEYRDILVKTPSWAPFIAGAQQ, from the coding sequence ATGATCGCGAGGATTCTGTGGTTCCTGTTGGCGCTGATGATGGCACTGTGCAGCGCGGCGTGCGCGGAGGTAGCGCAGCAGGCGCCAGCGGGCGCGATGACTGAAACGTCACGAGTGGAGCAAGGTTTCGAGCCCATATTCAACGGCGTTGACCTCAAGGGGTGGCAGGTGATGGGCACGGAGTCGTGGTCGGTCGCAGACGGCGCGATGACGTGCAGCGGCGAGGGCGGGGGGTGGATTCGCTCCGAAGGGCAATATCGGGACTTCACGCTACGCCTGGAGTACAAGATCTCCCCCGGCGGCAACAGCGGCATATTCATCCGCTCGACGCTGCTGGGCAACCCGGCGTTCACCGGGATGGAGATTCAGGTGCTCGACGATCACGGCAATCCGCCGGATACCCACAGCGCCGGCTCACTCTACGATGCGGTCGCGCCGGTGGTCAACGCATCCAAGCCCGCGGGCGAGTGGAACGATGTCGAGGTTTCATGCTGGGGCGATAGTCTCGCAGTATTCATGAACGGGCAGAAGCTGTACGCCATCGATCTCGCGGATCCGGAGCTGAACGCGACGCAGTCGGACGATCGCAAATTCACGAACCGAGCGCAGTTCGGGTATATCGGATTCCAGAATCACGGCCAACCGGTTGCGTACCGCAACCTCCGCATCAACGAAGGCTTCCGGCCGCTGCTCAACGGGCGCGATCTCGACGGTTGGCAGGTCGTGGATCCGAACGACACGTCGTGGTCGGTGCAGGACGGGCTGCTGACCTGCAGCGGCGAGGGCGGCGGATGGATCCGCACCGACGCACAGTACCGGGATTTCATCCTGCGCCTTGAATACCGGATAGCCCCGGAGGGCAACAGCGGCATATTCGTGCGCGCGCCGCTTGAGGGCGCGCCATGGGTCGCGGGCATGGAGATCCAGGTGCTCGACGATCACGGCAATCCGCCGGATACCCACAGCGCGGGGGCGCTTTACGATGTCCTGGCCCCGGCGGTGAACCCGTCCAAGCCCGCCGGGGAATGGAACCAGGTGGAGATCGCCTGTTGGGGTGACAACCTACTCGTCATCATCAACGACAAGAAGTTGTACCAGATCAGCCTGGCAGATGAGGCACTGAACGCGGCGCTGCCGGAGGACCGGAAGCTTACCGACCGGGCGAAGATCGGGTACATCGGGCTGCAGAATCACGGGTCGCCGGTGGCCTATCGCAACATCCGGGTCAACGACGGCTTCGCGCCGATATTCAACGGCCGCGATCTCGAGGGATGGAAGACGGTGGACCCGAACGACACCTCGTGGTCGGCGCAGGATGGCGTCCTGGTGTGCGACGGCGGCCGGGGCGGCTACATGTACAGCGTCAATCAGTACGGCGATTTCGTGCTGCGGATTCAGTACAAGATCGCGCCGAACGGGAACAGCGGGGTGTTCTTCCGCATCGGCGACATCAACGATTTCCCGGGCTCCGGCGCTGAGATTCAGGTGCTCGACAGCTACGGCGGCGATCCGAGCCCGCACGGATCGGGCGCGGTCTACGGGGTGCTCGGGCCGAGCAAGAACACCGCGCGTCCCGCCGAGGAGTGGAACCAGTTCGAAATTGCATGCTGGGAGGGGCGGCTCACGGTGGTGATGAACGACGAGACGGTGATTGACGTGGGCATGGACGAATACGCCAAGTTGCAGAGCTTGCCTGCGGAGGGGCATCTCGGCCTGCAGAACCACGGTTCGCGAGTCGAGTACCGCGACATTCTCGTAAAGACGCCGTCGTGGGCGCCGTTCATCGCCGGCGCGCAACAATAG
- a CDS encoding zf-HC2 domain-containing protein: MRECKKLQDSVALYASGDLDAKDRSTVEAHLQSCSECRRAVDEMRALVAVASAEPVRVPDELAGRIAEQVNRQRAVAPPPSAFKWSTAFAFAAAVAVVFGAGVLVGIRLPGGEAPAGEAVVVSSPTAGGGHRAHVAARMQRDEPPERTQEVAAEPDESAPTAVAADSAEPTSPPAAGRAARRVVRHVYRAPGAVAPAHEAPAVSEPQEQRKPPAVKAPLPAGVDDVRLAAIPEGDLEW; the protein is encoded by the coding sequence ATGAGAGAGTGTAAGAAACTGCAAGATTCCGTCGCCCTGTACGCCTCGGGCGATTTGGATGCGAAAGATCGCTCCACGGTCGAAGCGCACCTCCAGAGCTGCTCCGAGTGTCGCCGCGCCGTTGATGAGATGAGGGCCCTCGTCGCGGTCGCGTCCGCCGAACCCGTCCGAGTGCCCGATGAACTCGCGGGGCGCATCGCCGAGCAGGTGAACAGGCAAAGGGCCGTCGCGCCGCCGCCGAGCGCGTTCAAGTGGTCAACCGCGTTCGCCTTTGCCGCTGCCGTAGCCGTCGTCTTCGGTGCCGGGGTGCTTGTCGGCATCCGGTTGCCGGGCGGCGAGGCCCCTGCAGGCGAAGCGGTCGTCGTTTCGTCGCCGACTGCCGGGGGCGGCCACCGCGCCCACGTGGCTGCGCGGATGCAACGGGATGAGCCACCGGAGCGGACGCAAGAGGTCGCCGCTGAACCCGACGAATCCGCGCCCACCGCCGTCGCGGCCGACTCAGCGGAGCCGACTTCTCCGCCTGCTGCTGGGCGCGCTGCTCGCCGCGTCGTGCGCCACGTGTACCGCGCTCCGGGCGCGGTCGCCCCCGCACATGAGGCGCCCGCTGTCTCCGAGCCGCAGGAGCAACGCAAGCCGCCCGCCGTGAAAGCCCCCTTGCCCGCGGGCGTGGACGACGTCCGCCTCGCCGCGATCCCGGAGGGAGACCTGGAGTGGTAG
- a CDS encoding 7-carboxy-7-deazaguanine synthase QueE, with translation MTAKGYIAEIFSGIQGEGLWVGERQIFVRLAGCNLHCSYCDTAWARDRALYCRAEKTPGQRDFEEHTNPLDAARAAQLVVRLHSPAGLHSAVSFTGGEPLLQPELLRDIAERVRGSALRVHLETNGTLPGALSCVFDAIDVIAMDVKLPSAAGIESWDEHRAFLDAARPFLSRGEAPLFVKAVFAGATADDEVEKACRLVASVSPQIPLVLQPVTRVPEGPEPPSPERTLCLQAVAKRFIPHVRVIPQVHKLMGQM, from the coding sequence GTGACGGCAAAAGGATACATCGCGGAAATCTTCTCGGGCATCCAGGGCGAGGGGCTTTGGGTGGGCGAGCGACAGATCTTCGTCCGCCTGGCCGGGTGCAACCTGCACTGTTCATACTGCGACACCGCCTGGGCGCGCGACCGCGCGCTCTACTGTCGCGCGGAGAAGACCCCCGGCCAGCGCGACTTCGAGGAGCACACGAACCCGCTCGATGCAGCGCGCGCAGCGCAACTCGTTGTGCGCCTGCATTCCCCTGCTGGGCTTCATTCGGCTGTCAGCTTCACCGGCGGCGAGCCGCTGTTGCAGCCCGAGCTCCTGCGCGATATAGCGGAGCGCGTTCGCGGGTCAGCCTTGAGGGTGCATCTCGAGACGAACGGCACGCTTCCCGGCGCTCTGTCATGCGTGTTCGACGCGATTGACGTAATCGCGATGGACGTGAAGCTCCCCAGCGCCGCAGGGATAGAGTCCTGGGACGAGCACCGGGCATTCCTGGATGCGGCGCGGCCGTTTCTCAGCCGCGGCGAGGCCCCCCTGTTCGTCAAAGCGGTGTTCGCAGGGGCCACGGCTGATGACGAAGTCGAGAAGGCCTGCCGACTCGTCGCGTCGGTGAGTCCTCAGATTCCGCTGGTGCTTCAGCCGGTGACACGTGTGCCCGAAGGCCCCGAGCCGCCGTCGCCCGAACGAACGCTGTGCCTGCAAGCCGTCGCCAAGCGCTTCATTCCGCACGTCCGCGTGATTCCGCAAGTGCACAAGCTCATGGGGCAGATGTAG
- a CDS encoding Gfo/Idh/MocA family oxidoreductase, whose amino-acid sequence MTEDKKITRRDFLRQSAIAAAAAGMYSMASPNALGANDRLNFGVIGCGGRGTGLLQDLVNRSKNADANMKVVAVCDIYEPRKERAKGICGGELFHEYTDLLAMDDLDAVVIGTPDHWHARMSIDAMNAGKDVYCEKPMTLYWDEAKEVARVQAMTGRVMQVGAQSASDDRFWKANEVIRQGGVGKLLWTQGGSNRNSREGEWNWWIDPAASPDNLDWKRFLGSAPERPFDPERFFRFRKYWDYSGGIATDLFYHSLAHLQIALTPEFPKRVSAGGGIFAFHDREVPDTYHTIIDYPTHHTVVLTSSMANRQGVEDIIRGHEATLYFRGRGVVVEPENEYKDERQGLEVPSEPRPDHMTNWLECVRSRKQPHLDAQAGYKVMVAIALGVKAYRENTVVQFDPEKERIVS is encoded by the coding sequence ATGACAGAGGATAAGAAGATCACGCGCAGGGACTTCTTGAGGCAGTCCGCGATCGCGGCCGCGGCAGCAGGGATGTACTCGATGGCGTCGCCGAACGCGCTTGGCGCAAACGACCGGCTCAATTTCGGCGTCATTGGCTGCGGCGGGCGCGGCACGGGCCTGCTCCAGGATCTGGTCAACCGGTCGAAGAACGCCGACGCCAACATGAAGGTCGTCGCGGTGTGCGACATCTACGAGCCGCGCAAGGAACGGGCGAAGGGGATCTGCGGCGGCGAGCTGTTCCACGAGTACACCGACCTGCTCGCGATGGACGACCTCGACGCCGTGGTCATCGGCACCCCGGATCACTGGCACGCGCGGATGTCCATCGACGCGATGAACGCGGGTAAGGACGTGTACTGCGAGAAGCCGATGACGCTGTACTGGGATGAAGCGAAGGAGGTCGCGCGCGTCCAGGCGATGACGGGGCGCGTGATGCAGGTCGGCGCGCAGTCCGCGAGCGATGACCGCTTCTGGAAGGCGAACGAGGTAATTCGGCAGGGCGGTGTGGGGAAGTTGCTGTGGACGCAAGGTGGCTCTAACCGCAACTCGCGCGAGGGTGAATGGAACTGGTGGATTGACCCCGCGGCGAGCCCGGACAACCTGGACTGGAAGCGCTTCCTCGGCTCCGCCCCCGAGCGTCCGTTCGACCCGGAACGTTTCTTCCGCTTCCGCAAGTACTGGGATTACTCCGGCGGCATCGCCACCGACCTGTTCTACCACTCGCTGGCGCACCTCCAGATCGCCCTGACGCCCGAGTTCCCGAAGCGGGTGTCCGCCGGCGGCGGCATCTTCGCGTTCCACGATCGCGAGGTGCCGGACACCTACCACACGATCATTGACTACCCGACCCATCACACGGTGGTGCTCACGTCGTCCATGGCCAACCGCCAGGGCGTGGAGGACATCATCCGCGGGCACGAGGCGACGTTGTACTTCCGTGGGCGGGGAGTGGTCGTCGAGCCGGAGAACGAGTACAAGGATGAGCGTCAGGGGCTCGAGGTGCCGTCGGAGCCGCGACCGGATCACATGACCAACTGGCTCGAATGCGTGCGCAGCCGCAAGCAGCCGCACTTGGACGCCCAGGCGGGATACAAGGTCATGGTGGCGATCGCCCTTGGCGTGAAGGCCTATCGCGAGAACACGGTCGTGCAGTTCGACCCGGAGAAGGAGCGGATCGTGTCCTGA
- a CDS encoding prepilin-type N-terminal cleavage/methylation domain-containing protein, with protein sequence MHGLRMAARRRRGITLIELVVVLTIILILAAIILTVYMGVVRWSKNKVDNLADTRDRTHLSLADHPN encoded by the coding sequence ATGCATGGGTTGCGCATGGCGGCACGGCGGCGGCGGGGGATCACCCTTATCGAACTTGTGGTCGTCCTGACCATAATCCTCATCCTCGCCGCCATTATCCTGACCGTGTATATGGGGGTGGTTCGCTGGTCAAAGAACAAAGTTGACAACTTGGCGGACACCCGCGATCGCACGCATCTGAGCCTCGCAGACCACCCCAACTAG
- a CDS encoding PQQ-binding-like beta-propeller repeat protein: MGRTCASCAVMLVALLTFLLSPASADLLVERATYDAGAKVHASAAVVDLDGDGSPAIVFVTAGGDVVAMTADGTPKWVARGMAKMAVPPAVADLLPEPGLELIAADWKGRVRCLNARGRVLWETRIGEMISWSSPAILGLRGPGLRSDDGPRLIVVGDETGGFCALSRDGKIVWRHAAPSGVSIACPPAVGDIDGDGAQEIVFGAQDGIIRCLTAKGHEKWIFKTNADAYTGPVIADLDGDGHAEVVTASGDGFVYVLGGRSGDLVWKFDSGAPVDSSLAIADVVPETGPEVLFVNTDGDFYCLSARGEKLWSQGLGARAVAPPCIADLDADGMLELIVGDHAGTLHVLSAAGEPLEQHQLTGRLNATPTVVLGPRGLSLVVPDEGGKVHVFLAPASASGAAVAWSGFRGDPAGRADVRAFAREVRVPIRITRADPGSLLMGDGVFRVMIGNDAGGDVIVTLEVAAPENRTFSMQRRQGTGEESYELAYEILARGEYRFSVNVQPASGKAAPARYERGVHIVPFARDEAEIARLLGRARDAAIALRAAGSEGARHVLMNVDDIGAGIAELDLPRFDSIAQSERRDVAGQFAALLERARQLAKKARFALAAGDSEQRGFAAWAVEPYADFDANAVPAGEAARLLSVTLCRGERHPVALNILSSRIEPLPLRVLPGNLKRDDGGAAIPAQQALTLRRVVFAPSRDGKLYPDALPRLDAINSVTVPPWEAAQIWITVDATGLDSGVYRGEIALDPITPGIETQTVPLEITVRSLALQGRSPLASCQWAYLHAGTTADKMQEAADDLLAHHTTVYPFVGASTAPPKADAAGNLLEALDFTAHDALFELYHRPKGWLLYLTGSPRLSSAVEMFSPAWEKLCATWLKGMAEHAQSLGLDYTDWAWYPIDEAGKKLIPDLLRAAKFAKSVDPRIQMYYDFFQGSLEVSLADLKRLDPYIDIWQPHRGIVEEQTPEDVERMDFLRSTGEAVWTYDTSGSSHALSPVGYYRSQGWLAWDKRISGVGFWTYNSTGTDQWQERNDREYLAIYQGREIVPSKRWEAYRDGIEDYWVLSLLRQAGEQARAVGRRDLADQAEQAIASAVAAVMSDRENPQVYEAQRRITAELTEEIVAALASAG; the protein is encoded by the coding sequence ATGGGAAGAACCTGTGCGAGTTGCGCTGTGATGCTGGTTGCGCTTCTTACGTTCCTGCTGTCGCCGGCGAGTGCCGACTTGCTCGTCGAGCGCGCCACCTATGACGCGGGAGCGAAAGTGCATGCGTCGGCCGCCGTGGTTGATCTCGATGGCGACGGCAGTCCAGCGATCGTGTTCGTCACCGCCGGGGGCGATGTCGTGGCGATGACGGCCGACGGCACGCCGAAGTGGGTCGCTCGCGGCATGGCGAAGATGGCCGTGCCTCCGGCTGTCGCTGACCTCCTGCCCGAGCCCGGGCTCGAACTCATTGCCGCCGACTGGAAGGGGCGCGTCCGGTGCCTCAACGCGCGCGGCCGCGTCCTGTGGGAGACTCGCATCGGCGAGATGATAAGCTGGAGCAGTCCAGCTATCCTTGGGTTACGCGGCCCCGGGCTGCGTTCCGACGACGGCCCGCGCTTGATCGTTGTCGGCGATGAGACCGGCGGCTTCTGCGCGCTCTCGCGCGACGGGAAGATCGTATGGCGCCACGCCGCGCCGTCGGGCGTCAGCATTGCCTGCCCTCCGGCCGTCGGCGACATTGACGGCGATGGCGCTCAGGAAATCGTCTTTGGCGCGCAGGACGGCATCATCCGCTGCCTCACCGCCAAGGGCCACGAGAAATGGATCTTCAAGACCAATGCGGACGCCTACACCGGCCCGGTCATCGCCGACCTCGACGGCGATGGGCATGCCGAAGTCGTCACCGCCTCCGGCGACGGTTTCGTCTACGTCCTGGGCGGGCGATCCGGCGACTTGGTGTGGAAGTTCGATTCAGGCGCGCCGGTGGATTCGAGCCTGGCCATCGCCGATGTCGTCCCTGAGACCGGACCGGAGGTGCTCTTCGTCAACACGGACGGCGACTTCTATTGCCTCAGCGCGCGCGGTGAGAAGCTCTGGTCGCAAGGCCTAGGGGCTCGCGCCGTCGCTCCGCCGTGCATCGCCGATCTCGACGCGGACGGCATGCTCGAACTCATCGTCGGCGACCACGCCGGCACGCTCCATGTCCTCTCCGCGGCCGGGGAACCGCTCGAACAGCATCAACTCACGGGTCGCCTCAACGCCACTCCCACCGTCGTCCTGGGACCGCGGGGCCTGAGCCTCGTCGTTCCCGACGAAGGCGGCAAGGTGCACGTGTTTCTCGCGCCGGCGTCAGCGTCCGGCGCGGCGGTCGCGTGGTCGGGGTTTCGGGGCGATCCCGCCGGGCGGGCCGATGTCCGCGCCTTCGCGCGGGAGGTGCGCGTCCCCATTCGCATTACCAGGGCAGATCCGGGCTCGCTTCTCATGGGCGACGGCGTTTTCCGCGTGATGATCGGCAACGATGCGGGCGGCGACGTCATCGTCACGCTCGAAGTCGCCGCGCCCGAGAACCGCACGTTCTCCATGCAGCGCCGCCAGGGAACAGGCGAGGAATCCTACGAGCTGGCGTACGAAATCCTGGCTCGCGGCGAGTATCGGTTCAGCGTGAACGTCCAGCCCGCGAGCGGGAAGGCCGCGCCCGCGCGCTACGAACGCGGGGTGCACATTGTGCCCTTCGCGCGGGACGAAGCAGAGATAGCGCGACTCCTCGGCCGCGCGCGCGACGCGGCGATTGCCCTTCGCGCCGCAGGCAGCGAAGGAGCCAGGCATGTTCTGATGAACGTGGACGACATCGGCGCCGGCATCGCCGAACTTGACTTGCCGCGGTTCGATAGCATAGCCCAATCGGAACGGCGCGATGTCGCCGGCCAATTCGCCGCGCTGCTGGAGCGAGCGCGGCAACTGGCGAAAAAGGCGCGATTCGCGCTCGCCGCCGGCGACAGCGAGCAGCGCGGCTTCGCCGCTTGGGCGGTCGAGCCCTACGCCGACTTCGACGCGAACGCCGTGCCGGCAGGTGAAGCCGCACGCTTACTGAGTGTTACCCTCTGTCGCGGCGAGAGGCACCCCGTGGCACTCAACATCCTCAGCTCTAGGATCGAGCCCCTGCCGCTGCGGGTGCTGCCAGGCAACCTCAAGCGCGATGACGGCGGTGCTGCGATACCTGCGCAGCAGGCGCTGACTCTCCGCCGCGTCGTCTTCGCGCCTTCGAGGGACGGCAAGCTCTACCCCGATGCGCTGCCGCGCCTCGACGCCATCAACAGCGTCACCGTCCCGCCCTGGGAGGCGGCCCAGATCTGGATCACGGTTGACGCGACCGGGCTGGACTCGGGCGTATACCGCGGCGAGATCGCGCTCGACCCCATCACACCGGGGATCGAAACGCAGACCGTGCCGCTGGAGATCACGGTTCGCTCGCTCGCACTTCAAGGGCGCTCTCCGCTGGCGTCGTGCCAGTGGGCATATCTGCACGCCGGGACGACCGCCGACAAGATGCAGGAGGCGGCCGATGACCTCCTCGCGCATCACACGACCGTCTACCCCTTCGTCGGCGCCTCCACGGCGCCGCCCAAGGCCGACGCCGCCGGCAACTTGCTCGAAGCGCTCGACTTCACCGCGCACGATGCGCTGTTCGAGTTGTACCACCGGCCCAAGGGCTGGCTGCTCTATCTGACCGGCTCGCCGCGGTTGTCGAGCGCCGTCGAGATGTTTTCCCCCGCCTGGGAGAAGCTCTGCGCAACGTGGCTCAAGGGAATGGCGGAGCATGCGCAATCATTGGGACTGGACTACACGGACTGGGCCTGGTATCCCATTGATGAGGCCGGCAAGAAGCTGATCCCCGACCTGCTGCGCGCGGCGAAGTTCGCCAAAAGCGTGGACCCGCGCATTCAGATGTACTACGACTTCTTCCAGGGCTCGCTCGAAGTCAGCCTTGCAGACCTCAAGCGGCTCGATCCCTACATTGACATCTGGCAACCCCACCGCGGCATCGTCGAGGAGCAGACCCCCGAGGACGTCGAGCGCATGGACTTCCTGCGCTCAACCGGCGAGGCGGTGTGGACCTACGACACCTCCGGCAGCAGCCACGCGCTCTCTCCGGTCGGCTACTACCGCAGCCAGGGATGGCTGGCGTGGGACAAGCGCATCAGCGGCGTAGGCTTCTGGACCTACAACAGCACGGGCACCGACCAGTGGCAGGAGCGCAATGACCGCGAGTACCTCGCGATATACCAGGGCCGCGAGATCGTCCCCAGCAAGCGCTGGGAGGCCTACCGCGACGGCATCGAGGATTACTGGGTGCTGTCGCTGCTGCGTCAGGCCGGGGAGCAGGCGCGTGCTGTCGGGCGCCGGGATCTGGCAGATCAGGCCGAGCAAGCTATCGCATCGGCGGTGGCCGCCGTGATGTCCGACCGCGAGAACCCGCAGGTCTACGAGGCCCAGCGCCGCATCACCGCCGAGCTGACAGAGGAGATCGTTGCCGCGCTCGCGTCGGCCGGGTGA
- a CDS encoding sigma-70 family RNA polymerase sigma factor, protein MEAVAMARPSVGVRVEQGDEQIAARYSAGDATAFAELMQRHMRTVFGVAYGVLRDRDDAADVAQEVFVKLSQSLPRMRVRGSLGPWLYRVATNRAIDRLRQGRRENTVNGAEERLLRSNGPDPGAAVEGIELRTVVFRAIAKLPEKQRIVFTMRHVSGLSLNEIASATGCATGTVKCHLARATRRLRETLAPYLSTAEWEA, encoded by the coding sequence ATGGAAGCGGTGGCAATGGCGCGCCCCAGCGTGGGTGTACGAGTGGAGCAAGGCGACGAGCAAATCGCAGCTCGCTACAGCGCCGGCGATGCGACGGCATTCGCGGAGCTGATGCAGCGCCACATGCGTACCGTGTTCGGCGTCGCCTACGGGGTGCTCCGCGACCGCGATGACGCCGCCGACGTCGCGCAGGAAGTCTTCGTCAAGCTGTCCCAATCACTCCCGCGGATGCGCGTGCGCGGCTCGCTCGGCCCGTGGCTCTACCGCGTCGCCACGAACCGCGCAATCGACCGCCTGCGCCAGGGGCGCAGAGAGAACACTGTCAACGGCGCGGAGGAACGCCTGCTCAGAAGCAACGGCCCTGATCCGGGCGCGGCCGTCGAAGGCATCGAGCTGCGCACCGTCGTCTTCCGGGCCATCGCGAAGTTGCCGGAGAAGCAGCGCATCGTCTTCACCATGCGCCACGTCTCAGGACTCAGCCTGAACGAGATAGCAAGCGCGACGGGCTGCGCAACCGGCACCGTGAAATGCCACCTCGCGCGGGCGACGCGCCGCCTGCGCGAGACGCTCGCGCCCTACCTGAGCACGGCGGAGTGGGAGGCCTAG